Genomic segment of Chlorogloeopsis sp. ULAP01:
TACGATGAATATTAATCGCCGCCAACCCATTTGATACAAAACTTCTAACTCAGCCAGCATCTGCTCTGGCGTTTTTGTGCGCGGCTTGCGACCAAATAGATTGATAATATCGCAAAATTCACACTGGAATGGACATCCTCGCGAAAATTGCACTGTGATTGCCAGATAAGCATCTAAATCCAGCAAGTCAAAGCGCGGTATTGGTGTTTGAGTGACATCAGGTTTTTCTGTTGCCCGGAAAATACCTCGTTCTTCTCCTTTTGCCAAGGCTGCTAAAAACATAGGGATGGTACATTCTCCCTCATCTAAAATAAGGTAATGCGCTCCTACTTCTAGGGCAAACTCCGGTACTGAAGTTGGAAAAGGGCCACCTACTGCCACTTTCTTACCTAAAGCTACTCCTTTTTTAATTAATTCCCAGAAATCTTTTTTCTGGATAATCATTGCAGAGATAATAACAATGTCACACCATACCCATTCGTCATCTGTCTCTGGGCGGACATTACGATCTACCAGACGAATTTCCCAGTCCTTAGGTAACATTGCCGCAATTGTGATTAAACCTAATGGTGGATTGGTAGCACGTAAACCACTTAAATCAAGTGTTTCTTGGTAAGACCAGAAAGAATTGGGCATTATAGGCCAGAGTAGTAAAGCTTTCATGCAAATACCCCGGAATCTAAGAAAATACTTAATTACTTTCAAGGTTAATGCGACTGTGTTTGACCAGACTTTAAGTTTTATCGACTTTTGTAAACTAAATCTACTTAATTCAGTAAAAATTTCTAGATGCTAATCATAGTATGTAGAACTTTAGTATGCAGACGCTTACTAATATCTTAGTCCTGTTCTAGTAAAAACTATATGAGGACTGAGATACTTAAAAAATTTGGTGAAAGAGTAAGAGATGAAAGATTAAAACAAGGTCTTTCGCAGGAGGAATTAGCTGAGAAAGCAAGTCTTCATCGGACATATATAGGAATGATTGAAAGAGCCGAAAAGAACATTACTCTCATCAATATCGCGAAAATAGCTAAGGCTCTGGAAATGAATGTTGATGAATTATTAAAAGGAATTAGTGAAAAATGAGGTTGATTGAAGAAAAATGGATTAATGATATTTGTGAATACTGCCGTTCGCTAAATATATCAACTGGTGATTGAATTTTCCATGTACTCTAAATTACAGCAAATATTGCCATCTAAAGATTGGACTATAACGAAGCCTATGATGAACGCACAAACTGGAAATCATGACATAGATATTATGATTCGGCACAATCAGACTGGTAAAATCATATCAGTTGAATGTAAATTGGCTGACAAAGGAATGTTTAATGTTGCACAAAGTTCCAGAACAGGTGCTTAGAAAAGGGGTGATTATTTAATAAAGGTTAAATGTATGCGCTCACGTACAACTAAAACACCTGAAAAAGTAGCGTTGATATCACAAAAGCTTGGTGTCACTCCAGAATCATTTCTTAATTCATAGCGATCAATACCGTCCATCAAATTTCAATGTAGTTACTACATCTATAGGAAATGCTTTTTATCAAACCCTAGAGGATGAAAATGGTAATTTGATGTATAAATTTGAGCCAACAAAAGAGGGAAGGCAATTTATAAAAAGGCTTAAACTCTCTTCAATTAATGAAGCGTTTTTGCAGGGATTCGTTTATAACAAAGTTTATCTTGTATATTCATTAGATATTGCTGTATCTGATGAAAATGGTGTAGCTTGTACAAGACAAGCTTGTTTAGATAAGCATAACTGTGGGTTTATTCCCAACTATCCGATTATTAATTTTGGAAATATTGAAGAATTATCACCTGAAACTATTTCTTCTCCCCAAAATGCTTGGGTAGAAATTGAGAAAAGTCTTCAATTTTTTGAAGAGCTTTTAGAGAGAATCTAGGATGCTAACACTAATTGTTGTGGATTTTCAGGTATAAGATTGATTGAATCATAATTTAATATAAAGACTTCCTTCCCTTGATAGCGTTCTCCTTTATAGTTAAATATGTATTTATCAGTGCTTCATCAATATCGTTTAACCAGTTTTTTTAACATTTTGTTTTGCAAAAAATATAGAAGCTCCTCCAGCAAAAGGTTCTGCATAATATTAATGAGAAGGAATGTGCTTAATAATTGTGCTTAATAATTAGATTACGAGCATAAAATTTACCACCAGCATAGCGAAAAAGTGAATTGATGGGCTTGTTCATTACTATCAAATTTTTGCATATAATTTATTTGCTAACTATAGTATACATCAATGTATATTGTCAAATATAATAATAAATAAATAGATATTTATATTAAGATGTCTGTTGAATTATTGTATTTAGAAGTATGTCTCATCATGCTCTAGCATACCTGTGAGTATTAAATAACTATTGCTATTGCAGTATTAATTCATACTCTGATTAGGTCATAGAATATTTGGATACAGCATTTTAATTTAAGTATCTTAGAGTGACAGCAGGCTACAAGA
This window contains:
- a CDS encoding helix-turn-helix transcriptional regulator, yielding MRTEILKKFGERVRDERLKQGLSQEELAEKASLHRTYIGMIERAEKNITLINIAKIAKALEMNVDELLKGISEK